CCGGCGGGTCGGCGAGCGCGCCTCGCTGTACGTCGAGGACCGGGGCATCGGCATCAGCGTCGACCAGCTCGCCGACCTCAACGAGCGGCTCGCCACGCCACCCCAGGTCGACGTGGCGGTCTCCCGGATGATGGGCCTGGTCGTGGTCGCCCGGCTGGCCTCGCGCCACGGCGTCAAGGTGGAGCTGCGTCCCGGCACCGACCGGGGCACGGTCGCCGACGTCACCATGCCCACCTCGGTGCTGGTGCCGCGGGCACTCTCCGGACGGCAGCAGATGCCGGCGCTGCCGGCCTCGGCGGGTGGCCTCCTGCCGGCCGGACCGCAGTCGTCCAGCCCGCAGTCGTCCGGTCCGCAGTCGTCCGGTCCGGCGCCGGCCTTCGGTGGCTCGTCGACATCGAGCTTCGCGGGCTTCGGTGCCGCGCCGGCGCTGGGCAGCGCGCCGACCGGCCAGATCCCGGCGCAGCGGACGGGCGGCTCGGGCAACCAGATGACCCTCGGTGGCCGGTCCGTCGACCCGGCTCCGCGCAACGGCACCCCGGTGACCGCCGGTCCGGGCCGGGCCCTGCCGGCCTGGTCCGACCTGACCGGCGCCACCGGCACCAACGGTGACGACTCCTTCGGCGCGCCCCGGACCGCCAACGGGCAGCAGATCGACCCGCTGCCGCAGCGTCGCGCCGGCGGCGACGGCGACCCGATCGGCTCCGGACAGCAGCCGGCCATCCCGCGTCAACCCACCTCGTACGCCCCGCCGGTGTCGAGCCCGCCGGTCTCCGGCGCCCCCATCTCCGGCGTGCCGGTCTCGGGTCAGCCGATCTCCGGTGCCCCGGTCTCCGGTCAGCCGGTGTCCGGGTCCCCGGTCTCCGGTCAGCCGGCGTACCCGGGCACCGGGCAGTCGGACAGCGGCGGCTTCGCCGCGTTCGGCGGGACGGGTTCCGGGCTGCCGTCGCGACCCGCCCCGAACGCGCCGGCACCGCCGGTCTGGCCACCGGTTCCGGGTACGGAGCGCGAGGCGGCCACCCCGCCGGTGCCTGAGCGGCTGGCCGCAGCCCTGGACATGACCACCGAACTGCCCCGGGTGCCCCGTACCGACCCGGAGCAGCGGCCCGCGGCGCAGGACACCGCCCGGCAGCCCGCCCCGGCTCCGGCCCGCCCCACCCAGCAGAACCGGAAGCCGTACGCCGACGAGACGATGGAACTGCCCATCTTCCGCGAGCTGGAATCGGCCTGGTTCCGGACCCGCCGACCGGGGTCGGACGAGACCACGGGAGCCGAGGCTCCGCAGCCGGTGCCGGTGAGCGCGGCGGCCACCCAGCAGATCCCGGTGGTCGACGCGAACGGCCGACCCGTGCAGCGGACCGCCACCGGGACAGGTGACACACCGATGGCAGACACCCCGAGATCCACCGGATCGCCGGGCGACGACGGGCCGGACCAGCGGGGCGGGGTCGCCGACGCCTTCGGCTCCCGTCGTGCCGGCCAGCCGCCGTACCAGGGTTGGCAGACCGCCGCCGACGACGGCTGGCGCGCGGCCACCGCGGCGAGCGAGGTGCCGGTCGCGGCCACCACCCAGACCGGTCTGCCGAAGCGGACCCCGATGGCGCAGCTCGTGCCCGGTGCGGTGGAGAAGCCGACCACGTCGGTCCAGCGGCGGACGCCGGAGGCCGTACGCGGTCTGCTCTCCGCCTACCATCGAGGGGTGCAACGCGGCCGGACCAATCCGTCCGACGGCAACCCGACCAACCCGGGGGAGACCCCGGGAGGGCAGCAATCCTCGCAGTCTGGCTCAGGCTCAGCGGCCGGGAGCGGGCAGAAGGAGCAACAAGGATGACTACTACGCAGGATCTCGGTTGGCTGTTGGCCAACTTCGCCGACCGGGTGCCCGGCGTCGCGCATGCGGTCGCCGTCTCCGCGGACGGCCTGCTCCTCGCGTCGTCACGAGACCTCCCCCGGGACCGGGCCGACCAGTTGGCCGCGATCGCGTCCGGGCTGGTCAGCTTGACCCAGGGCGCGGCCCGCTGCTTCGAGGGCGGCGCGGTGCTACAGACAGTGGTCGAGATGGACAATGGCTTCCTGTTCCTCATGTCCATCTCCGACGGCTCGTCGTTCGCCGTGCTCGCCGCCCGTAGCTGTGACGTCGGGCAGGTCGGCTACGAGATGGCGTTGCTGGTGGACCGGGTGGGCGACGCACTGACCCCGCAGACGCGGGCGGCTGCGGGCATGCTGGGCTGATCCACCCGCTGACCGGCAGGTCGGCAGGGCAACGAGAACAGGTACGACGAGTGCCACCGGTGAAGACCGGTGCCGGGTACGAAGGAGGTGAGCGGCGACATGGCCGATCGTGACGAACCGACCGGAGCGTTGGTCCGTCCATACGCCGTGACCCGCGGTCGTACCCGTCCCCGGTTGGACATCGCACTGGAGGCACTCGTCGAAACGACGGTGCGCGGCCGGGCCACCGCCAATGGCAACAGCGGTGGCCAGGGCCGGGAACACCAATATATTGCCGCGCTGTGTGACGGACGCGTGCAGTCGCTCGCGGAGATCGCGGCGCGGATGCAGCTTCCGCTTGGCGTGGCCCGGGTGCTCATCGCCGACATGGCGACGGATGGCCTGGTCGCGGTCCACGAGCCGACCATTCTGGACGACTCGGATGACGCGGTGGGCACTGAACTGCTGGAGAGGGTGCTGAGTGGACTTCGCAGGCTCTGACATGTCGCGCCGCCCGCCGACCCCGAGCGGGCGGGTGACCTCGGCGAAGATCGTTATCGCCGGTGGTTTCGGTGTCGGTAAGACGACGCTCGTCGGCTCGGTCTCCGAGATCACGCCGCTGACCACCGAGGCCATCATGACCTCCGCCGGTGTGGGCGTCGACGACACCCGGCAGGTGCCGGGCAAGATGACCACCACCGTGGCGATGGACTTCGGCCGGATCTCGATCGACCGGGACCTGATCCTGTACCTCTTCGGTACCCCGGGTCAGACGCGTTTCTGGTTCATGTGGGACGAGCTGGTCCGGGGCGCGATCGGGGCGGTGGTGCTGGTCGACACCCGTCGGCTGGCCGACTGCTTCGCGGCGATCGACTTCTTCGAGCACCGACGGCTGCCGTACCTGGTGGCCATCAACTGCTTCGACGGGATGCAGTACCACGACCCGCAGGACGTCCGGGACGCCTTGGCGATCTCCCACGACGTGCCGGTGGTGGCCTGCGACGCCCGTAACCGGGAGTCGACCAAGCACGTACTGATCTCGCTTGTCGAGTACGTGCTCACCATGCGTCGCTCGCGCGCCGTCGCACCGGCCTGACCGGCCCGCTCAGCACCCGGTGACGGCACTGCCGACCCCGGGCGTACGTCGCTGACCCCCGCTCGGCGAGTAACCGCGTCCGCCGGGTCTGTGGCGTCTGCACCGCGTCCGTCGGTCCTGCACGTCCCCACCGCGTCCGTCGGGTCTGTGGCGTTTTCATCGCCGTCCGTCGGTCCTGCTGCGGACCGACCAGCCTGTCCCCACCGCGTCCGCCGGGCCAGCGTCGGGCCCGCGCTGCGTCTCGCCTTGGTCTGCGGGAGCCGCACCGGGTGGGTCCCGGGCGTCCAAGAAGGCCCATCGCCGGGTTACCGGTGACGTGGTTGCCGGGGTCCTGACGGGTGCCATGCGCTCGGGCATGGTGCCCTGTGGCCGCCGGTCTGGCCGTCCGCCGGTCTGGCCGTCCGCCGCTCGGCCGGGCGCCAGTCTGGCCGGTGACGGCCCCCTGAGCCCGCCCGGTGGGAGTGTCGCGCCCGTGCGGTGGTTCCCGCACCGTCGCCGTGGCTCATCACGAAGCGGCAGGCGTCATCCCGCCGACAGCCCTACCGGTGCCAGGAGCCGCCGCGCCCGGGTACTCCCCGATCAGCTCTGTGAGAGGGGTGCCCCGCTCTACCGAAAGCGTTAAGAAGGGGCCCTTCCTTACACCTTTAGTAGCCGGCGGAGCGGAACTCGTACTCCCGGTCGTCGTCGCGGTCACCGGTGTCCCGGCTGAAGTCCCAGCCCCCGGCGGCCTCCCGGCCCGGTCGGCCGCCGACGGCGAAGCCGCCGATCTCCTGACCACGACGCCAGCCGCGGAAGTATCCGGTGGTGTTCTCGGCGAGGCTGGCCGCGTCACGCACTATGCGCAGGGGACGCTCCTCGCGGAGCGGCGAGCCGGGCACCAGGTTGGCCTGGGGTACCCGCTTGGGCAGGCCGGCCGAGGTCGCCGCACCAACCGCAGGCTCGGCGGCCTGCTCGGCGGCCTGCCAACCGGTGTCGGCGGTGCTCGTCCACTCGATGTCGGTCTCGTCGCCGTGCCCGACGAACCAGGCGGACTTCGCCGCGGCGAAGATGAGCAGGTCCCCGTCGCCCTCGTCGGCGATCGGCGGCGGCCGGTGCTCCACCGGGGGCCGGTGCTCCACCGGGGGCCGGTGCTCCAGCGGGGAACGCTGCCCCAGCGGCGAACGCTGCTCCAGCCCGGAGCGCTCACCCAGCGGTGAGCGGTGTTCCAGCGACGGGCGCTCCAAGGAGGCCCGCTGTTCCAACGAGGTCCGGTGCTCCAACGAGGACCGCTGGTCCGACGCGGAACGCTCCTCCAGTGGTGACCGGTGTTCGAGCGAGGCGCGCTGTTCCAGCGAGGGACGGCGCTCCAGGGACGACCGCTGCTCCAACGACGCCCGCTGCTCCAGGGAAGGCCGGTGCTCCAGCGACGAGCGCTGCTCCAACGATGGGCGCGGCTCCAGGGATGAGCGCTGGTCCAGGCCTCGGCGCTGGTCCACGGGGGAGCGTTCGCCCAGCGGAGGACGGTGGTCGAGCGGGGAACGGTGACCCGGCGGGGGCTGTTCGGCGCGGGCGGCGGCCCGGCCACCACGCGTGGCGTCCTCCCCGACCAGCCGCAGCGGCGGGTTCTCCAGCTGCGGCGGGTCGGCCGGCGCGGTGCCGCCGTCGCGGCGCGTCCGGTCGCCCAGCGGCGGCGGCTCGACGAGCCGCAGCATCGGCGGCTCCGGGGGCAGGTCGTCGGCCAACCAGGGCGGGGTGACCCGGCCGTCGGTCGTACCGGGGTCGGTGTTCGAGTCGATGCTCCGGCCGGCCGGCTCGCCGGGGTACGCCACCGCGTTGTCGGCGGAGCTGTCGGAGTGGTCGTCGGCGTTGGCGACCAGCGGCCAGTTCGCCCGTGACCCGGGCGGTGCGGTCGGCTCCGGACCGGGCCGAGGGGTGGGCACCGGCACATTCAGGTCGGTCACGCTGAAGCCGCCCGTCGGCGGGTCCCCGGCAGTGGTCTGCGGGCGGGGCGGGATCACCGTACGCTGCCGCTCCGCGCGGGCGCTGTTGATCGCCGCGGTGGTCAGTGTCGGACGGAAGGGCTCACCGGCCTCGGCGGGCGGCACCTTGTGGCGCTGCGCCGGGGTGATCGGGGTGATCCCGGGCGGCGGCGGTGGCGGCGCGGAGACCGGCCGGTTGGCCGGCGGGTCCACCCGGGTGGGCGCGTCGATCAGCGAGGGCCGGGGCTCGGTACGGCCGGGCGGCGTCGAGACCGGCGGTCCGGCCACCGCGGCCGGGGTAAGCGGGGACGGTGCCACCGGCGGCGGAGCGATCGGGGTCGGTGCCACCGGCGGGGGACCGAGGGGGCGGGGTGGCGGTGGTGGCGTGCCCTGCCCGACCGGCTCGGGGCGGCTGCGCCGCCCGCCACCGGGTGCCGGTGGCGTCTCGACCGGCCGGACGGACCGGAGCCCGGGGCCGCTGCCACCGGTCCCGGGCAGTTCGCCGACGGCTTCGCCCCGACGCGCGGCGGCCCGGCGGCCGGGGACCGGCGTGGGGGCGGTGACCCGGGCGCTGAGCGCGCTCACCAGCGCCTCGCAGCCGGCGTCGCAGGCCCGTACCGAGGCGACCGCCTGCCGGACGGTCTCCGCGACCGCAGAGGTGAGCGCGCGGTTGACGGTGGCCCGTCGGGGCGTCTCCGAGATGGCGACCCGCAGCGCGGTGACCGCCTCATTGATCTCGTCGGCCTCCGCCACGCCGTCGGCGGCGAGGTGCGCCGCGACCGCGTCGGCGGCGACCGAGATCTCCCGGCCCCGGGCCATGGTGCCGGTCAGCATGCCGGGCTCCGGCAACGCGTCGAGCACGGCCAGCGCGACCGGCTCGGCCGGGTCCGGGTACGCCCGCAGCGCGGCCGGGTACAACTCGCGGAGCACCTCACGCAGCGCCGCCGCCGCCGCGTGCCTGCCGGTGGACAGGGCCGCGTGCGCGGCGAGCACCTGCTTGTAGTTGGCCAGGTCACGGGGAGCGGGCAGGGTGACCGCCGACAGCGCGCCGGCCTGCAACGCCCGGGCCAGGCCGACGGCCCGCCGCTCGGCCGGTGCGGAGTGCATCTCCTCCACCGAGTCGTCGTCGGCGAAACGCTCGGCGAAGTCGTCCACCGAGTCGTCGTCGGCGATCGCGAGTGGACGACCGGCGGCACTGAGCAGCGAGGTGATCGTGTGGTCGTCGCTGTCGGCGGCGATCGCCGCACCGCTCGGGCCGCCCGAGCGCTCGACGAGCAGCGCGACCAGCCGGGCGTAACCGGCTGGTTCGTCGCCGATCTCACAGAGATGCAGCAGACGGCCTGCGTCGTCGACCACGGCGGAGGTCAGCGCCGAGCCGGCCGCGGCCGATCCCTCGGTCGCATCCGCCGAGGCCAGACCGCAGTACACGCGCACGAGCGCCACGGCGTCGTCCTCCTCACGAACACAGGTCGTTCTCTGCCAGTGACTGATGCTCCCTGGTGCGGGTCAGTCGCGCCAGTCCACCACTGCAGAGATCTTCCCGACAATGGTGCGCCAACCCAAACTGGCGGTCTGCGCCCCGATCTTCTTCAGCCGTCGGCGACCGAGGAAACCACCGACCCCGCCGTTGACGGTGGCCCGCAGCGCCTCGTCCAGGTCGTCGAGGCTGGAGCCCGAGGAGAGCATGTCCAACACCGACGGCAGACGCAGCGAGTACGCCAGGTCACGGGCCACCTCGCCGGCCTGGATCAGGAGGTTGGGATCCCAGGTGTCGTGCCCGCCGCGCAGGTTCTCCACCACCAGGTCGAGCTCGTAGGTGTCCTCGTCGAGCGGGACGACGTCGGCCGGTTCGAGCCGTTCGGACAGTTCGCGCCAACCATCCAGTTGGGACAGGTCGTTCGGCGCGCCGGACCGGACGAAGGTGACGAGCGACTCCGGGGTCTTGAAGAGCAGCAACCGCCCCTGGTGGGTCAGGAAGGCCGGCACCTCCTCGTCACCGGCGTCGTCGTCCGTCTCGTCCTCGTCCTCGTCGTCCTCGGCGGTGTCGCCGCCGGCCCGCTTGCCAGCGGCTTCCTTGTCGCTCTCGGCGAACTCCTCGGCGACCTCCTCGTCGAGGATCACCACCGTCTCGTCGTCCTCGTCCTCCGCCTCGGCGGCGGCCTGCCGGCGGGCGAGGAACGGGTCGTCCTGGTCCCGCTCGGTCACGTCCGTCGGGGTGACCTCGCGAGCCGGCCGGTACGCCCGCAGCGTGAAGCCGGTGCCGGCGGGCAGGGCGACCTCCACCGGATCGATCCGCGTCTCGGCCCAGAGCGCGCGGTCGGGTGCCGTGGTCGGCTCGGCGACAGCCTCGATGTCGACCTCGTCGGGCTCGGCCGACCCGGTGGTCTCGTCGGACTCGGCCGATCCCGTGGTGTCGTCGAGCTCGGGCTCGTCGGCGTCGGGCCGTTGGGGCGACTGACGGGCCACGCTGACCTCCGTATGCTTCGGGTTGCCCACTCGTCGGCCTTCCGACCGCCAAGTGACTCTGGGCACATACCCTAGTGGGCGACTCCGGTACCGCGCTGCGCGCACCCCGCCGGCACGTCGGATCAGGGCCGGAGGATCAGGGGGCCAGGGCGAGGTAACCCCGCTCGGCGGCCTCCTGCGCCAGCCACTGGTCCCGGTACCAGCCGGGCACCCGGACCAGCTCGGCGTGCGGACCCTGCTGCACCACCCGGCCGGAGTCCAGCACCAGGATGTCGTCCAACGCGTCAAGTCCGCTGAGCCGATGGCTGATCAGCAGCACCGAGTGCCCGGCCGGGGTGGCGGCCAGCGCCGAGGCGAGGACGGCGTCGGCGGCGGCCGGATCGAGCCCCTCGGTCGGCTCGTCGAGCACCAGCACCCCCGGCGCGGCCAGCAGGGCGCGGGCCAGGGCGAGTCGTTGCCGCTGCCCACCGGAGAGCTGTTCGCCCTGCTCACCCACGATGGTGTCGTACTGCTCGGGTTGGGCGCGTACCCAGTCCAGCAGCCCGGCCGCGGCGGTCGCCGCGGTCAGTTCCCCCGGGTCGGCGTCGGGGCGGCCGAGCAGCAGGTTCTCCCGGACCGAGGCGTGGAAGACGTACGCCTCGGCGAGCAGGCCGCCCACCGTGCGGGGCAGCTGCTCCGCCGGTAGCTCGGCGAGGTCCACGCCGGACAGGGTGACCCGCCCGGAGCGGGGCCGGACGGCACCGGTGAGCACGGCGGCCAGGGTGCTCTTGCCGGCGCCGCTCGGCCCGACCACGGCGACCCGGCGGCCGGCCGGCAGGTCCAGGTCGAACCGGTCGAGGGCGGCCGGGCCGCCGTCCCGGTACCGGACGGTCACCCGGTCGAACCGGACGTCGCACGGCCCCTCGGCCGGCTCCGAATGGGCCTCGGGCGGCCCCTCGGCCGGCTTCGAATGGGCCTCGGGCGGCCCCTCGGCCTGGCGCGCCGCGCTCGTCGGGGCGGGCGAGGTGGCCGGCGGGTCGAGCAGCGCGGCGACCCGGGCCAG
Above is a window of Micromonospora yangpuensis DNA encoding:
- a CDS encoding sensor histidine kinase encodes the protein MSKRPKTAGSFRSRLRPTGRLRDMPIWSKLGLIMIVPTIATVVVGTSGLVDHLDTLNTANRAGDLANLTGYSGDLVNSLQDERTSAVLLLGAANGPTKERYREAYGQVNQRVDDAKGPYSQQRSEVDDLPNSLDVLLNRIDENLTELPGTRSQVFNGRLKLTDAVRTYEVLIKDLLDIRDSAAQLAGDNDLGERMRAAAATAQSKEWLSKRRVVVHRALIQQTLNPALREDYIATGTGQDQFLESFFTVANEAEEQFYTATVAGPDLREADNYNGWIKSNTTESMADAPFGPDQWDGAMTANAKLMRTVETKLDGDVVRQADAIRSDVQRQVFLETGLLLSMLLLAILFAYLVARSMARSLRELRQGALNIAQYGLPHAVARLRDPQLTGQLSPVQLANQIAEPLPVRSKDEFGQVTEAFNAVHLEAVRTAAEQAALRASVATMFVNLARRSQILVDRLIGHLDRLERGEEDPDRLAELFQLDHLATRMRRNDENLLVLAGADSTRVQREPAALIDVLRAAQSEVEHYTRIEFGVIDRDIEVAAHAVNDLVHLVAELFDNATAFSPPDSQVMVEARRVGERASLYVEDRGIGISVDQLADLNERLATPPQVDVAVSRMMGLVVVARLASRHGVKVELRPGTDRGTVADVTMPTSVLVPRALSGRQQMPALPASAGGLLPAGPQSSSPQSSGPQSSGPAPAFGGSSTSSFAGFGAAPALGSAPTGQIPAQRTGGSGNQMTLGGRSVDPAPRNGTPVTAGPGRALPAWSDLTGATGTNGDDSFGAPRTANGQQIDPLPQRRAGGDGDPIGSGQQPAIPRQPTSYAPPVSSPPVSGAPISGVPVSGQPISGAPVSGQPVSGSPVSGQPAYPGTGQSDSGGFAAFGGTGSGLPSRPAPNAPAPPVWPPVPGTEREAATPPVPERLAAALDMTTELPRVPRTDPEQRPAAQDTARQPAPAPARPTQQNRKPYADETMELPIFRELESAWFRTRRPGSDETTGAEAPQPVPVSAAATQQIPVVDANGRPVQRTATGTGDTPMADTPRSTGSPGDDGPDQRGGVADAFGSRRAGQPPYQGWQTAADDGWRAATAASEVPVAATTQTGLPKRTPMAQLVPGAVEKPTTSVQRRTPEAVRGLLSAYHRGVQRGRTNPSDGNPTNPGETPGGQQSSQSGSGSAAGSGQKEQQG
- a CDS encoding roadblock/LC7 domain-containing protein, with the protein product MTTTQDLGWLLANFADRVPGVAHAVAVSADGLLLASSRDLPRDRADQLAAIASGLVSLTQGAARCFEGGAVLQTVVEMDNGFLFLMSISDGSSFAVLAARSCDVGQVGYEMALLVDRVGDALTPQTRAAAGMLG
- a CDS encoding DUF742 domain-containing protein, yielding MADRDEPTGALVRPYAVTRGRTRPRLDIALEALVETTVRGRATANGNSGGQGREHQYIAALCDGRVQSLAEIAARMQLPLGVARVLIADMATDGLVAVHEPTILDDSDDAVGTELLERVLSGLRRL
- a CDS encoding GTP-binding protein codes for the protein MSRRPPTPSGRVTSAKIVIAGGFGVGKTTLVGSVSEITPLTTEAIMTSAGVGVDDTRQVPGKMTTTVAMDFGRISIDRDLILYLFGTPGQTRFWFMWDELVRGAIGAVVLVDTRRLADCFAAIDFFEHRRLPYLVAINCFDGMQYHDPQDVRDALAISHDVPVVACDARNRESTKHVLISLVEYVLTMRRSRAVAPA
- a CDS encoding transposase: MALVRVYCGLASADATEGSAAAGSALTSAVVDDAGRLLHLCEIGDEPAGYARLVALLVERSGGPSGAAIAADSDDHTITSLLSAAGRPLAIADDDSVDDFAERFADDDSVEEMHSAPAERRAVGLARALQAGALSAVTLPAPRDLANYKQVLAAHAALSTGRHAAAAALREVLRELYPAALRAYPDPAEPVALAVLDALPEPGMLTGTMARGREISVAADAVAAHLAADGVAEADEINEAVTALRVAISETPRRATVNRALTSAVAETVRQAVASVRACDAGCEALVSALSARVTAPTPVPGRRAAARRGEAVGELPGTGGSGPGLRSVRPVETPPAPGGGRRSRPEPVGQGTPPPPPRPLGPPPVAPTPIAPPPVAPSPLTPAAVAGPPVSTPPGRTEPRPSLIDAPTRVDPPANRPVSAPPPPPPGITPITPAQRHKVPPAEAGEPFRPTLTTAAINSARAERQRTVIPPRPQTTAGDPPTGGFSVTDLNVPVPTPRPGPEPTAPPGSRANWPLVANADDHSDSSADNAVAYPGEPAGRSIDSNTDPGTTDGRVTPPWLADDLPPEPPMLRLVEPPPLGDRTRRDGGTAPADPPQLENPPLRLVGEDATRGGRAAARAEQPPPGHRSPLDHRPPLGERSPVDQRRGLDQRSSLEPRPSLEQRSSLEHRPSLEQRASLEQRSSLERRPSLEQRASLEHRSPLEERSASDQRSSLEHRTSLEQRASLERPSLEHRSPLGERSGLEQRSPLGQRSPLEHRPPVEHRPPVEHRPPPIADEGDGDLLIFAAAKSAWFVGHGDETDIEWTSTADTGWQAAEQAAEPAVGAATSAGLPKRVPQANLVPGSPLREERPLRIVRDAASLAENTTGYFRGWRRGQEIGGFAVGGRPGREAAGGWDFSRDTGDRDDDREYEFRSAGY
- a CDS encoding DNA primase encodes the protein MGNPKHTEVSVARQSPQRPDADEPELDDTTGSAESDETTGSAEPDEVDIEAVAEPTTAPDRALWAETRIDPVEVALPAGTGFTLRAYRPAREVTPTDVTERDQDDPFLARRQAAAEAEDEDDETVVILDEEVAEEFAESDKEAAGKRAGGDTAEDDEDEDETDDDAGDEEVPAFLTHQGRLLLFKTPESLVTFVRSGAPNDLSQLDGWRELSERLEPADVVPLDEDTYELDLVVENLRGGHDTWDPNLLIQAGEVARDLAYSLRLPSVLDMLSSGSSLDDLDEALRATVNGGVGGFLGRRRLKKIGAQTASLGWRTIVGKISAVVDWRD